A region from the Aegilops tauschii subsp. strangulata cultivar AL8/78 chromosome 5, Aet v6.0, whole genome shotgun sequence genome encodes:
- the LOC109767747 gene encoding B3 domain-containing protein Os06g0194400-like, giving the protein MEESNSYEEQRRRQIEENRRKLDELRLHHLSAAVREAAARPKPNPNPKPRPKRKAPGPGELRRSGRVAGLPEQPNYLKGAQQRDDQGVYAAYDARIWKGPTDEERAAAVAKAEELQRRIHRIRRPAFVKTMTHVCASRAKQMMIPKHFIEHLPAHDEAVVLVDQADDEFHMMCNASKEGRHCYLSKGWREFAVHHDLENGDCLVFQLIDSAKFKVYIFRANPDYESDQTSDDSEDEQ; this is encoded by the exons ATGGAGGAATCCAACTCGTACGAGGAGCAGCGCCGGAGGCAGATTGAGGAGAACCGCCGGAAGCTGGACGAGCTCCGCCTGCATCACCTCTCCGCCGCCGTCCGCGAGGCCGCCGCCAGGCCCAAGCCCAACCCCAACCCCAAGCCCAGGCCG AAGCGGAAGGCCCCGGGCCCCGGCGAGCTCAGGCGGTCCGGCCGCGTCGCCGGCCTCCCGGAGCAGCCCAATTACCTCAAGGGCGCGCAGCAGCGCGACGACCAGGGAGTGTACGCCGCATATGACGCTCGTATTTGGAAAGGGCCGACCGACGAGGAGagggccgccgccgtcgccaaggccgaggAGCTCCAGCGCCGGATCCACCGCATTCGCCGGCCCGCCTTCGTCAAGACCATGACCCACGTCTGCGCCAGCAGGGCAAAACAGATG ATGATCCCGAAGCACTTCATTGAGCACCTCCCGGCGCACGATGAGGCGGTCGTCTTGGTGGATCAGGCGGATGACGAGTTCCACATGATGTGCAATGCCAGCAAAGAGGGCAGACACTGCTACCTCAGCAAGGGGTGGAGAGAGTTTGCCGTCCACCATGACCTTGAAAATGGCGATTGCTTGGTTTTCCAGCTGATAGACAGCGCAAAGTTCAAG GTCTACATTTTCAGAGCAAACCCAGACTATGAAAGCGACCAAACTTCCGATGACTCTGAGGATGAACAGTAA
- the LOC109767748 gene encoding B3 domain-containing protein Os06g0194400 isoform X2, whose product MAESNSYEEQRRRQIEENRRKLDELRLHHLSAAVREAAARPKPNPKPKPKAPPPGELRRSGRVASLPEQPNYLKGAQQRDYQGLYADVIWKGPTDEERATAAAKAEELQRQIHRIRWPAFVKPITHACASRAYFMTIPKQSTEYLPVHDEPVVVVDEADDESHMMYNASRQGRHCYLSKGWREFAVDYDLENGDCLVFQLIESAKFKVYIFRASPDYESDETSDDSEDEQK is encoded by the exons ATGGCGGAATCGAACTCGTACGAGGAGCAGCGCCGGAGGCAGATTGAGGAGAACCGCCGGAAGCTGGACGAGCTCCGCCTGCATCACCTCTCCGCCGCCGTCCGCGAGGCCGCCGCCAGGCCCAAGCCCAACCCCAAACCG AAGCCGAAGGCCCCGCCccccggcgagctccggcggTCCGGCCGCGTCGCCAGCCTCCCGGAGCAGCCCAACTACCTCAAGGGCGCGCAGCAGCGCGACTACCAGGGACTGTACGCCGATGTTATTTGGAAAGGGCCGACCGACGAGGAGAgggccaccgccgccgccaaggCCGAGGAGCTCCAGCGCCAGATTCACCGCATCCGCTGGCCCGCCTTCGTCAAGCCCATCACCCACGCCTGCGCCAGCAGGGCATACTTTATG ACTATCCCGAAGCAATCCACCGAGTACCTCCCGGTGCACGATGAGCCAGTCGTCGTGGTGGATGAGGCGGATGACGAGTCCCACATGATGTACAATGCCAGCAGACAGGGCAGGCACTGCTACCTCAGCAAGGGGTGGAGAGAGTTTGCCGTCGACTATGACCTTGAAAATGGCGATTGCTTGGTTTTCCAGCTGATAGAGAGCGCAAAGTTCAAG GTCTACATTTTTAGAGCAAGCCCAGACTATGAGAGCGACGAAACTTCCGATGACTCTGAGGATGAACAGAAGTGA
- the LOC109767748 gene encoding B3 domain-containing protein Os06g0194400 isoform X1 yields MAESNSYEEQRRRQIEENRRKLDELRLHHLSAAVREAAARPKPNPKPVRQFLSLLLPCLRSSISFFSRMHDWSAASVSQKPKAPPPGELRRSGRVASLPEQPNYLKGAQQRDYQGLYADVIWKGPTDEERATAAAKAEELQRQIHRIRWPAFVKPITHACASRAYFMTIPKQSTEYLPVHDEPVVVVDEADDESHMMYNASRQGRHCYLSKGWREFAVDYDLENGDCLVFQLIESAKFKVYIFRASPDYESDETSDDSEDEQK; encoded by the exons ATGGCGGAATCGAACTCGTACGAGGAGCAGCGCCGGAGGCAGATTGAGGAGAACCGCCGGAAGCTGGACGAGCTCCGCCTGCATCACCTCTCCGCCGCCGTCCGCGAGGCCGCCGCCAGGCCCAAGCCCAACCCCAAACCGGTCCGTCAGTTCCTctcccttcttcttccttgcctcCGGTCTTCCATCTCCTTTTTCTCCCGTATGCATGACTGGTCCGCTGCTTCCGTGTCGCAGAAGCCGAAGGCCCCGCCccccggcgagctccggcggTCCGGCCGCGTCGCCAGCCTCCCGGAGCAGCCCAACTACCTCAAGGGCGCGCAGCAGCGCGACTACCAGGGACTGTACGCCGATGTTATTTGGAAAGGGCCGACCGACGAGGAGAgggccaccgccgccgccaaggCCGAGGAGCTCCAGCGCCAGATTCACCGCATCCGCTGGCCCGCCTTCGTCAAGCCCATCACCCACGCCTGCGCCAGCAGGGCATACTTTATG ACTATCCCGAAGCAATCCACCGAGTACCTCCCGGTGCACGATGAGCCAGTCGTCGTGGTGGATGAGGCGGATGACGAGTCCCACATGATGTACAATGCCAGCAGACAGGGCAGGCACTGCTACCTCAGCAAGGGGTGGAGAGAGTTTGCCGTCGACTATGACCTTGAAAATGGCGATTGCTTGGTTTTCCAGCTGATAGAGAGCGCAAAGTTCAAG GTCTACATTTTTAGAGCAAGCCCAGACTATGAGAGCGACGAAACTTCCGATGACTCTGAGGATGAACAGAAGTGA